The following coding sequences lie in one Niabella agricola genomic window:
- a CDS encoding response regulator transcription factor, which translates to MRHSIVIVDDHVLIAQALSTMISSIPNFDVLYVCSSGNEMIERFHHPKNIPDVVILDVQMPVMDGYTVAQWLTEHHPGVIVLALSMQDDDEKIIKMIRSGAKGYLLKSIQQKDLAHALNTIVKEGIFYNAKVSKALANDYIKKEVTQQELSPKERELIPWLCSDATYKEIAASVFLSARTVESYATNIMEKLEVRNRVGLVLIAVKKGWV; encoded by the coding sequence ATGAGGCATAGCATTGTCATTGTTGACGATCATGTACTGATTGCACAGGCGCTGTCGACCATGATCAGCTCCATTCCCAATTTTGATGTGTTGTATGTATGCAGCAGCGGCAACGAAATGATCGAACGGTTCCACCATCCCAAAAATATCCCGGACGTAGTGATCCTGGATGTGCAGATGCCGGTAATGGATGGTTATACAGTGGCCCAATGGTTGACTGAACATCATCCGGGCGTCATCGTGCTGGCATTGAGCATGCAGGACGATGATGAAAAGATCATTAAGATGATCCGTTCCGGCGCAAAAGGTTATTTATTAAAAAGCATCCAGCAAAAAGACCTGGCCCACGCCCTTAATACCATTGTGAAAGAAGGCATCTTTTACAATGCCAAGGTAAGTAAGGCCCTGGCCAATGATTATATCAAAAAAGAGGTAACACAGCAGGAACTAAGTCCCAAAGAGCGGGAGCTGATCCCCTGGCTTTGTTCCGATGCCACGTATAAAGAAATCGCAGCCTCCGTTTTTTTAAGCGCACGTACCGTAGAAAGCTATGCCACCAATATTATGGAAAAACTAGAGGTGCGGAACCGGGTTGGGCTGGTACTGATTGCCGTTAAAAAAGGCTGGGTCTGA
- a CDS encoding sensor histidine kinase: protein MGEKEINVFFLSVILTVLLLVMAVYFIIISIRRRNILYKREREANAILHKQELLETRQEVQEKLMQNIGSELHDTIGQKLTLTYLQMENTLQSDDMDDIKRRIAAQNVLIQESLNELRSISKMLTTQNFSDFSFVHYLEKEMARINESGLCQTFFSCHRDVSGLLNEHTNLSIVRICQEFIQNSLKHSGGTAIEIEVALAGSVLKIACSDNGKGIDWDRVGGYRISGGSGLQSIERRVQSIGATCHWSCNNGTQLHISLPLNKIPEHEA, encoded by the coding sequence ATGGGCGAAAAAGAAATAAATGTTTTTTTCCTTTCGGTGATTCTGACCGTATTGCTGCTTGTAATGGCCGTATACTTTATCATTATCAGTATCCGCCGGCGGAATATCCTTTATAAAAGGGAGCGGGAGGCCAATGCCATCCTGCACAAACAGGAGCTGCTGGAAACACGGCAGGAAGTACAGGAGAAACTGATGCAGAACATCGGCAGTGAATTACACGACACGATCGGGCAAAAACTGACGCTTACGTATCTGCAGATGGAAAACACGCTGCAATCGGATGATATGGACGACATCAAACGCAGGATCGCGGCGCAGAATGTGCTCATCCAGGAGTCGCTGAACGAGTTGCGCAGCATCAGCAAGATGCTGACCACGCAAAACTTTTCCGATTTCAGTTTTGTACACTACCTGGAAAAAGAAATGGCACGAATCAATGAAAGCGGGCTCTGTCAAACATTTTTTTCCTGTCACCGGGATGTATCCGGATTACTGAACGAGCATACCAACCTGTCTATCGTGCGTATTTGCCAGGAGTTTATCCAAAATAGTTTAAAACACAGCGGCGGTACCGCCATCGAGATCGAGGTGGCATTAGCCGGGTCGGTACTCAAGATCGCCTGTTCCGACAATGGGAAGGGGATCGATTGGGATCGGGTGGGCGGCTACCGCATCAGTGGTGGCAGCGGCCTGCAATCCATTGAGCGGAGGGTTCAGAGCATTGGCGCCACTTGTCATTGGAGCTGCAACAACGGTACGCAGTTGCACATTTCATTACCTTTAAACAAAATCCCCGAACATGAGGCATAG
- a CDS encoding prominin family protein, with translation MKRFPSLLLFLVMLAGLIYLFLENRKLRESGSNDTRFFVSEGSVNPKDIRLNYVHLDKALEMTKTFREFQYRFITEGLNRYLGNKPDTIQKTTFWDSRLTTFSLDSIKKLVYTMDELVRNGKLVKPDGAKVTSSELGLKIYDAAYPGLQPGSADYASLKGRHTLILVPAYKDLKTAQYHDFLPSGKIPDRGKQLHPLLTAGPNRRLVTTMSFLPPPPASTEEVGLNQGGACPPPSVE, from the coding sequence ATGAAACGATTTCCCTCTTTGTTACTGTTCCTGGTCATGCTTGCCGGGCTTATTTACCTGTTTTTAGAAAACCGGAAATTGCGGGAATCCGGCAGTAATGATACCCGTTTTTTTGTATCGGAAGGCAGTGTGAACCCCAAAGATATCCGGCTGAATTATGTACATCTTGACAAAGCGCTGGAGATGACCAAAACATTCCGGGAATTTCAATACCGGTTCATTACCGAAGGCCTTAACCGATACCTCGGCAATAAACCTGATACCATACAAAAGACTACCTTCTGGGATTCACGGCTGACCACATTTTCACTGGACAGTATCAAAAAACTGGTATATACCATGGATGAACTGGTACGGAATGGGAAACTGGTGAAACCCGATGGCGCAAAAGTAACCAGCTCTGAACTCGGCTTAAAGATTTACGACGCAGCATATCCGGGCCTTCAACCTGGCAGCGCAGATTATGCCAGTCTCAAAGGCCGTCATACCCTGATTCTGGTGCCCGCTTACAAGGATTTAAAAACAGCACAATATCATGATTTTCTTCCCTCAGGTAAAATTCCGGACAGAGGGAAACAACTGCACCCCTTACTGACTGCGGGTCCTAACCGAAGACTGGTAACGACAATGAGCTTCCTTCCTCCGCCTCCCGCCAGCACCGAAGAAGTTGGGTTGAACCAGGGCGGCGCCTGTCCTCCCCCCAGTGTGGAATAA
- a CDS encoding MerR family transcriptional regulator — protein MTKPAQPQGAFSFLDEVEKVEPIPKPKKNILRPPATIELEVTEEETVLPAQEEAVVTGGEDELPEDAVITAEDPDHDEEPEAADESEKSADLPERRPPGTRGRRSVRENSIAADAVEMPDEEELFKKHYYSMGEVTAMFKESHSLIRYWESEFDILKPKKNGKGDRFFRPQDVKNLFLIYDLLRRRKFTIEGAKEYLKNHKKADEKFAAVQSLQRIRGFLLELKAGI, from the coding sequence ATGACAAAACCAGCACAACCCCAGGGCGCTTTTTCATTTCTGGATGAAGTGGAAAAGGTAGAGCCGATACCAAAGCCCAAAAAGAACATATTGAGGCCACCCGCAACGATTGAGCTGGAGGTAACAGAAGAGGAGACGGTGCTACCGGCACAGGAGGAAGCTGTTGTGACCGGCGGGGAAGATGAATTGCCGGAAGATGCGGTGATAACAGCAGAAGATCCGGATCATGATGAGGAGCCTGAAGCCGCGGACGAAAGTGAAAAAAGCGCTGATCTGCCTGAACGGCGGCCCCCGGGAACGCGGGGACGGAGGTCTGTACGGGAGAACAGTATTGCAGCTGATGCCGTGGAAATGCCGGACGAGGAGGAGCTGTTTAAAAAACATTATTACAGCATGGGTGAAGTAACCGCAATGTTTAAAGAAAGCCACTCACTGATCCGGTACTGGGAATCGGAATTTGATATTTTAAAGCCGAAAAAGAATGGGAAAGGGGACCGTTTTTTCCGGCCACAGGATGTAAAAAATCTTTTCCTGATTTACGACCTGTTGCGCCGCCGGAAATTTACCATTGAGGGAGCCAAGGAATATTTAAAAAATCATAAAAAGGCAGATGAGAAATTTGCGGCAGTGCAGTCGCTGCAGCGGATCCGGGGGTTTCTCCTCGAACTCAAAGCCGGGATCTGA